A genomic stretch from Colwellia sp. Arc7-635 includes:
- a CDS encoding HDOD domain-containing protein has translation MYFYAARQPILDKEKNLFAYELLFRDSIINVFPDIDADEATTKMIEASNFNLGISEFTGNKPAFINFTLETLIQGYPETLSPEEVVVEILETVKPGKKLLAICKDLNEKGYTIALDDYIHQTVWQHFYPFIHIIKIDWQDTSLEMIKAVKVAIAEYPHIKLLAEKVETYEEYNQALELGFELFQGFFFAKPEMVKTKSLSPSQMAMAELLYETSKKDLDLASITSVFERDVTLSYKLLRYANSAIFKRRSEISTIKQALVILGSAELKRFLGLMFASNVNPEKPSELINSAMARAKFCELMSSEVNPPLDNSIAFLTGLLSLIDAIVDEDLQSILAKLPLAQEIKDTLLTRKGALASLIMLVEFIERAEWSKTTTLMESLSLEKDIAVKHYNEAISWSDEQSNAAN, from the coding sequence ATGTATTTCTATGCAGCTAGGCAACCAATTTTAGACAAAGAAAAAAACCTGTTTGCCTACGAGCTATTGTTTCGCGATAGCATAATTAATGTTTTCCCTGATATAGATGCTGATGAAGCAACAACCAAAATGATCGAGGCTAGTAACTTTAACCTTGGTATCAGTGAGTTTACCGGTAATAAACCTGCTTTTATTAATTTCACCTTAGAAACCTTAATCCAAGGCTACCCAGAAACATTATCTCCAGAAGAAGTTGTGGTTGAGATTTTAGAAACCGTTAAACCAGGCAAAAAACTATTAGCTATATGCAAAGATTTAAATGAAAAAGGCTACACTATCGCACTTGATGACTATATTCATCAAACCGTGTGGCAGCATTTTTACCCTTTCATTCACATCATAAAAATTGACTGGCAAGACACTTCGCTAGAAATGATAAAAGCCGTTAAAGTAGCGATAGCTGAATATCCTCACATAAAACTACTGGCAGAAAAAGTTGAGACCTATGAAGAATACAATCAAGCATTAGAGCTAGGTTTTGAGTTATTCCAAGGTTTCTTTTTTGCTAAACCTGAAATGGTAAAAACTAAAAGCTTGTCGCCATCACAGATGGCAATGGCAGAATTACTGTATGAAACATCAAAAAAAGATCTAGATCTCGCCAGTATCACATCAGTGTTTGAGCGCGATGTCACTTTATCTTACAAGCTACTACGCTACGCGAATTCTGCAATTTTCAAACGTAGAAGTGAAATTTCTACCATTAAGCAAGCATTGGTGATTTTAGGCTCAGCCGAATTAAAACGTTTTCTTGGTTTAATGTTCGCGTCAAATGTTAATCCAGAAAAGCCATCAGAACTTATTAACTCAGCCATGGCACGCGCAAAATTTTGCGAACTCATGTCCAGCGAAGTTAATCCACCATTAGATAACTCAATAGCATTCTTAACCGGTTTATTATCATTAATCGACGCTATTGTTGATGAAGATTTACAAAGTATTCTAGCTAAATTACCGTTAGCGCAAGAGATAAAAGACACTCTATTAACTCGTAAAGGCGCTTTGGCGTCTTTAATTATGCTAGTAGAGTTCATAGAACGCGCTGAATGGTCAAAAACCACGACACTGATGGAATCACTAAGCTTAGAAAAAGATATCGCGGTAAAGCATTACAATGAAGCCATATCTTGGTCTGACGAACAATCAAATGCGGCTAATTAA
- the rfbB gene encoding dTDP-glucose 4,6-dehydratase, whose protein sequence is MKKLLVTGGAGFIGANFVHYWMAKYPSDQVVVLDALTYAGNIANLDSVKDEINFTFVHGNICDQALIETLLLEHNIDTLVHFAAESHVDRSITGPDAFIETNIIGTYSLLKAAKKVWLDGDSVLEGHRFHHVSTDEVYGTLSATDPAFTEDTAYAPNSPYSASKAASDHLVRAYHHTYGLNVTTSNCSNNYGPFHFPEKLIPLVITNILHDKALPIYGDGQQIRDWLYVEDHAYGIDLVLKNGRIGENYNIGGDNEWANIDIVKTISKLVEQEFVKNPDLATRFPEAKAAMAQNTESLITYVKDRLGHDRRYAIDATKTNNELGYQPKESFDSGIAKTVAWYLNNEAWWQSVMDGSYQNWIAEQYS, encoded by the coding sequence ATGAAAAAATTATTAGTTACAGGTGGTGCGGGTTTCATTGGTGCTAACTTTGTGCATTATTGGATGGCTAAGTATCCAAGTGATCAAGTGGTCGTGCTTGATGCACTGACTTATGCGGGGAATATCGCTAACTTAGACAGTGTAAAAGATGAAATTAACTTTACCTTTGTTCATGGTAATATTTGTGATCAAGCATTAATTGAAACATTATTACTTGAACACAATATTGATACTTTAGTGCACTTTGCTGCTGAATCACATGTTGACCGTTCAATTACTGGACCTGATGCTTTTATAGAAACTAATATTATCGGTACTTATAGTTTGCTGAAAGCGGCAAAAAAAGTCTGGCTAGATGGCGACAGTGTGCTTGAAGGACACCGTTTTCACCATGTATCAACAGATGAAGTGTACGGTACGTTATCGGCCACAGATCCTGCTTTTACTGAAGATACCGCTTATGCACCTAATTCACCTTATTCTGCCAGTAAAGCGGCAAGCGATCATTTAGTGCGTGCTTATCATCATACTTATGGTTTAAATGTGACGACCAGTAACTGTTCAAACAACTACGGTCCGTTCCACTTCCCTGAAAAATTAATCCCTTTAGTTATTACTAATATTTTGCATGATAAAGCTTTGCCAATCTACGGTGATGGTCAACAGATCAGAGACTGGTTATATGTGGAAGATCACGCTTACGGTATTGATTTAGTATTAAAAAATGGTCGTATTGGCGAAAACTATAATATTGGTGGTGATAATGAATGGGCTAATATTGATATTGTTAAAACCATTTCAAAATTAGTTGAACAAGAATTCGTGAAAAATCCTGATTTAGCGACTCGTTTTCCTGAAGCTAAAGCGGCGATGGCTCAGAACACTGAATCACTGATTACTTATGTTAAAGACCGACTTGGCCATGACCGTCGTTATGCTATTGATGCAACTAAAACCAATAATGAATTGGGCTATCAGCCTAAAGAATCATTTGATAGTGGTATTGCTAAAACAGTGGCTTGGTATTTGAACAATGAAGCGTGGTGGCAAAGTGTAATGGACGGCTCGTATCAGAATTGGATCGCTGAGCAATATTCTTAG
- the rfbD gene encoding dTDP-4-dehydrorhamnose reductase, giving the protein MTIIVIGKSGQLAWELTQLSTPEQTVVCLGRGDVDLQDVSALVDTLKQYNVAGVINASAYTAVDKAESDVENAYQLNARAVGHLAQACKALAVPFVHISTDFVFHGDKGSPYLPSDEINPLGVYGASKAQGEQLITDIYPEQSIILRTSWVYSTHGNNFVKTMLNLMATKPELGVISDQIGTPTYAQGLAKSCVASISKQVTGIHHYTDTGVASWFDFAVAIQSIALELGLLDKKIAIKPITTAQYPTPAKRPHYSVLDKSSLVSALPEVSLTHWQTQLRVMMIALKAEREA; this is encoded by the coding sequence ATGACAATAATAGTTATTGGAAAATCAGGTCAACTTGCTTGGGAATTAACCCAACTTTCGACACCTGAGCAAACTGTCGTTTGTCTTGGGCGTGGTGATGTAGATTTACAAGATGTTTCTGCATTAGTGGATACTCTCAAGCAATACAATGTTGCTGGCGTTATTAACGCTTCAGCATATACAGCGGTAGATAAAGCTGAAAGTGATGTAGAGAACGCTTACCAATTAAATGCGAGAGCAGTGGGGCATTTAGCGCAAGCATGCAAAGCCTTAGCTGTGCCGTTTGTGCATATTTCAACAGACTTTGTTTTTCATGGTGATAAAGGCTCGCCCTATTTGCCGAGCGATGAAATAAATCCGTTAGGTGTTTACGGCGCAAGTAAAGCTCAAGGTGAGCAGTTAATTACTGATATTTATCCAGAACAGAGCATTATTTTACGAACATCTTGGGTGTATTCAACGCATGGTAATAATTTTGTAAAAACGATGTTGAACTTAATGGCCACTAAACCTGAACTGGGTGTTATAAGTGACCAAATTGGCACGCCTACCTATGCTCAAGGCCTAGCAAAATCATGTGTTGCTAGTATAAGCAAACAAGTTACTGGCATTCATCATTATACTGATACTGGTGTTGCAAGCTGGTTTGATTTTGCTGTTGCTATTCAAAGTATTGCTTTAGAGCTCGGTTTGCTGGATAAAAAAATAGCCATTAAGCCGATAACTACTGCGCAATACCCTACACCAGCTAAACGTCCTCATTATAGTGTGCTAGATAAGTCGAGCTTAGTTAGTGCCTTACCAGAGGTTTCGTTAACGCATTGGCAAACACAATTAAGAGTTATGATGATAGCGTTAAAGGCTGAACGTGAAGCCTAA